In a genomic window of Flavobacteriales bacterium:
- a CDS encoding DUF4783 domain-containing protein: MKRLLLFTLLFVPMVGAVAQDAEKDRVVDAIKMGDAKELSALFIASIDLTVKDASDVYSKAQAEQILRKFFNENPPVDLVIEHSGVSKSGDKYFIGILRTRTGYFRTTFFLKKGESGFLVKQLRIENSKNDF, translated from the coding sequence ATGAAACGCCTGTTGCTCTTCACGCTCCTCTTCGTCCCCATGGTCGGTGCTGTGGCGCAAGATGCCGAGAAGGACCGCGTGGTGGACGCCATCAAGATGGGCGACGCGAAAGAGCTGTCCGCCCTCTTCATCGCGAGCATCGATCTCACGGTGAAGGATGCCAGCGATGTGTACAGCAAGGCCCAGGCAGAGCAGATCCTCCGGAAGTTCTTCAATGAGAACCCGCCGGTGGACCTGGTGATCGAGCACAGCGGCGTGAGCAAGAGCGGCGACAAGTACTTCATCGGCATCCTGCGCACGCGAACGGGCTATTTCCGCACCACCTTCTTCCTGAAGAAGGGCGAGTCCGGCTTCCTCGTCAAGCAGCTGCGGATCGAGAACAGCAAGAACGACTTCTGA